A window of Oncorhynchus nerka isolate Pitt River linkage group LG4, Oner_Uvic_2.0, whole genome shotgun sequence contains these coding sequences:
- the LOC115126936 gene encoding disabled homolog 2-like isoform X1 produces the protein MSTEMESVAPVVPDAPSSTPASTTSPPTTPSTALAKTPFKKEKKKAPEKTDEYLLSRFQGDGVRYKAKLIGIDYVPEARGDKMSQDSMMKLKGMAIASRSQGKHKQRIWVNISMSGIKIIDEKTGVIEHEHLVNKISFIARDVTDNRAFGYVCGAEGQHQFFAIKTGQQAEPLVIDLKDLFQVIFNVKKSEASQKGGSNNAVVENGGDALLSIDGQAGAAKEVQQLDLFGDMSTPPDIHSPTETSDILLLDLSAEVDGNQNCIKGNPFTSCTPNPWGTPQTENPFSSTFGFFPTPDTDPFGNDPLAQSAPPHSLISAPSTNHIQESSVNFLGRPIGSGVGLTEDSDNFGQQLSGLSNRNMILALSNGQWPLGGVMTEESRVPVQNVLGSVHSPQNPFLDVSGKSPLLCKDVMFDPQLPAPVGPSKDGSVVISPPPQSTKAGRGRRSAKSPPANDLFGTDPYAALSQPECSSASDDLFNSPPTTSPIASLGALQLGPPSVTIHGTATSPWGVPAPGPSMFTMPGGVTLHNPQTTFPQPSAFGALPIPPAPWGQQAPSPYGAQPVTQPWGQPAPAGPMVAPGWGQPPMANSFQPSPYAMMGGPPQGMPQGPPRPPPRPPIKEAPAKVEPSAFTALDPLGGEKEKKSGKDMFKDFQIAKPPAIPARKGDQAPGAAPSTNGDGAFAQYFSSKVGMLQEVADHDDFEIQSQISAVANDSSKPAPRQAAPMSSAPALVPGLLDAFAPNPAPGLAPTAATGLNQSLFDDAFGTATPNAFGAPLLAMNTPVVQTTGVSDPFGDPFGNPFA, from the exons ATGTCTACTGAAATGGAGAGCGTTGCACCCGTGGTCCCGGATGCCCCCTCCAGCACCCCCGCCTCCACAACCAGCCCTCCCACCACACCCTCCACAGCACTAGCCAAGACCCCCTttaagaaagagaagaagaaag CTCCAGAGAAGACTGATGAGTACCTGCTGTCAAGGTTCCAGGGTGATGGTGTGCGGTACAAGGCCAAGCTGATCGGCATCGACTATGTTCCAGAGGCCCGAGGGGACAAGATGAGCCAGGACTCCATGATGAAACTCAAG GGCATGGCAATAGCTTCTCGGTCCCAGGGCAAACACAAGCAAAGGATCTGGGTCAACATATCCATGTCAGGCATCAAGATCATTGATGAGAAAACAGGG gtGATAGAACACGAGCACCTAGTGAATAAGATCTCATTCATCGCCAGAGACGTAACGGATAACAGGGCCTTCGGCTACGTGTGTGGGGCCGAGGGACAACACCAGTTCTTCGCCATAAAGACTGGCCAGCAG GCAGAGCCCCTGGTCATTGACCTAAAGGATCTATTCCAGGTCATCTTCAACGTGAAGAAGTCCGAGGCTTCACAGAAG GGTGGGAGTAATAATGCGGTAGTTGAG AATGGTGGTGATGCCTTGCTCAGTATCGATGGCCAGGCTGGCGCTGCCAAA GAGGTGCAACAGCTGGATTTATTTGGTGATATGTCCACCCCCCCAGACATCCACTCTCCTACA GAGACTAGTGATATTCTATTGCTGGATCTATCTGCCGAGGTTGACGGCAATCAGAACTGTATAAAGGGAAATCCCTTCACCTCCTGTACACCTAACCCTTGGGGCACCCCCCAGACAGAGAACCCCTTCTCCTCCACGTTTGGCTTCTTTCCAACCCCAGACACGGACCCTTTTGGCAATGACCCCCTTGCCCAATCAGCACCCCCCCATTCTCTGATCTCAGCCCCCTCCACCAATCACATCCAAGAAAGCTCTGTTAACTTCTTGGGTAGGCCAATCGGGAGCGGAGTTGGTCTTACAGAAGACTCTGACAACTTCGGTCAGCAGTTGAGCGGGTTGTCCAATAGGAACATGATCCTGGCTCTCAGTAATGGCCAGTGGCCACTAGGGGGAGTGATGACAGAAGAGAGCAGGGTTCCTGTCCAGAATGTTTTGGGATCTGTGCACTCACCACAGAACCCCTTTCTTGACGTTTCTGGGAAAAGTCCTCTCCTTTGTAAAGACGTGATGTTCGATCCACAACTCCCTGCCCCTGTGGGTCCTAGCAAGGATGGTTCGGTTGTGATAAGCCCCCCTCCACAGAGCACTAAGGCTGGACGAGGTCGGAGGAGTGCCAAG TCTCCTCCTGCCAATGACCTGTTTGGGACCGACCCATATGCTGCTCTCAGTCAGCCTGAATGCTCATCTGCCTCTGATGACCTCTTCAACAGTCCGCCCACCACCTCTCCCATAGCATCGCTGG gAGCATTGCAGTTGGGTCCCCCTTCAGTCACCATTCATGGCACAGCCACATCACCGTGGGGAGTCCCAGCACCAGGACCTTCCATGTTCACCATGCCAGGAGGGGTAACACTCCACAACCCCCAGACCACCTTCCCCCAGCCATCTGCCTTCGGTGCCCTTCCTATACCCCCGGCCCCCTGGGGCCAGCAGGCTCCATCCCCGTATGGGGCCCAGCCGGTAACCCAGCCTTGGGGACAGCCTGCTCCTGCAGGGCCCATGGTTGCACCTGGCTGGGGCCAGCCCCCCATGGCTAACTCCTTCCAACCCAGCCCTTATGCCATGATGGGAGGCCCTCCACAGGGTATGCCACAAGGTCCACCCCGGCCACCACCCCGGCCCCCAATCAAGGAGGCCCCAGCCAAGGTAGAACCCAGTGCCTTCACGGCTCTGGACCCcctgggaggggagaaggagaagaagagtggGAAGGACATGTTCAAGGACTTCCAGATTGCCAAACCTCCAGCCATCCCGGCCAGGAAGGGGGATCAGGCTCCTGGAGCCGCCCCCAGCACTAATGGGGATGGCGCATTTGCCCAGTACTTCTCCAGCAAAGTGGGCATGCTCCAGGAGGTTGCGGATCACGACGACTTTGAAATTCAGAGTCAGATTTCAGCGGTTGCCAATG ACTCATCCAAACCGGCCCCACGGCAAGCTGCTCCCATGTCTTCTGCACCGGCCCTCGTTCCAGGGCTCCTGGATGCCTTTGCCCCAAATCCAGCCCCAGGCCTGGCTCCAACAGCAGCAACAGGTCTCAACCAGAGCCTATTTGATGATGCATTTGGCACTGCAACTCCTAATGCCTTTGGAGCACCACTCCTAGCAATG AACACTCCTGTTGTCCAGACCACTGGCGTCTCGGATCCCTTCGGAGACCCCTTTGGAAACCCCTTTGCCTAA
- the LOC115126936 gene encoding disabled homolog 2-like isoform X2 yields MSTEMESVAPVVPDAPSSTPASTTSPPTTPSTALAKTPFKKEKKKAPEKTDEYLLSRFQGDGVRYKAKLIGIDYVPEARGDKMSQDSMMKLKGMAIASRSQGKHKQRIWVNISMSGIKIIDEKTGVIEHEHLVNKISFIARDVTDNRAFGYVCGAEGQHQFFAIKTGQQAEPLVIDLKDLFQVIFNVKKSEASQKGGSNNAVVENGGDALLSIDGQAGAAKEVQQLDLFGDMSTPPDIHSPTSPPANDLFGTDPYAALSQPECSSASDDLFNSPPTTSPIASLGALQLGPPSVTIHGTATSPWGVPAPGPSMFTMPGGVTLHNPQTTFPQPSAFGALPIPPAPWGQQAPSPYGAQPVTQPWGQPAPAGPMVAPGWGQPPMANSFQPSPYAMMGGPPQGMPQGPPRPPPRPPIKEAPAKVEPSAFTALDPLGGEKEKKSGKDMFKDFQIAKPPAIPARKGDQAPGAAPSTNGDGAFAQYFSSKVGMLQEVADHDDFEIQSQISAVANDSSKPAPRQAAPMSSAPALVPGLLDAFAPNPAPGLAPTAATGLNQSLFDDAFGTATPNAFGAPLLAMNTPVVQTTGVSDPFGDPFGNPFA; encoded by the exons ATGTCTACTGAAATGGAGAGCGTTGCACCCGTGGTCCCGGATGCCCCCTCCAGCACCCCCGCCTCCACAACCAGCCCTCCCACCACACCCTCCACAGCACTAGCCAAGACCCCCTttaagaaagagaagaagaaag CTCCAGAGAAGACTGATGAGTACCTGCTGTCAAGGTTCCAGGGTGATGGTGTGCGGTACAAGGCCAAGCTGATCGGCATCGACTATGTTCCAGAGGCCCGAGGGGACAAGATGAGCCAGGACTCCATGATGAAACTCAAG GGCATGGCAATAGCTTCTCGGTCCCAGGGCAAACACAAGCAAAGGATCTGGGTCAACATATCCATGTCAGGCATCAAGATCATTGATGAGAAAACAGGG gtGATAGAACACGAGCACCTAGTGAATAAGATCTCATTCATCGCCAGAGACGTAACGGATAACAGGGCCTTCGGCTACGTGTGTGGGGCCGAGGGACAACACCAGTTCTTCGCCATAAAGACTGGCCAGCAG GCAGAGCCCCTGGTCATTGACCTAAAGGATCTATTCCAGGTCATCTTCAACGTGAAGAAGTCCGAGGCTTCACAGAAG GGTGGGAGTAATAATGCGGTAGTTGAG AATGGTGGTGATGCCTTGCTCAGTATCGATGGCCAGGCTGGCGCTGCCAAA GAGGTGCAACAGCTGGATTTATTTGGTGATATGTCCACCCCCCCAGACATCCACTCTCCTACA TCTCCTCCTGCCAATGACCTGTTTGGGACCGACCCATATGCTGCTCTCAGTCAGCCTGAATGCTCATCTGCCTCTGATGACCTCTTCAACAGTCCGCCCACCACCTCTCCCATAGCATCGCTGG gAGCATTGCAGTTGGGTCCCCCTTCAGTCACCATTCATGGCACAGCCACATCACCGTGGGGAGTCCCAGCACCAGGACCTTCCATGTTCACCATGCCAGGAGGGGTAACACTCCACAACCCCCAGACCACCTTCCCCCAGCCATCTGCCTTCGGTGCCCTTCCTATACCCCCGGCCCCCTGGGGCCAGCAGGCTCCATCCCCGTATGGGGCCCAGCCGGTAACCCAGCCTTGGGGACAGCCTGCTCCTGCAGGGCCCATGGTTGCACCTGGCTGGGGCCAGCCCCCCATGGCTAACTCCTTCCAACCCAGCCCTTATGCCATGATGGGAGGCCCTCCACAGGGTATGCCACAAGGTCCACCCCGGCCACCACCCCGGCCCCCAATCAAGGAGGCCCCAGCCAAGGTAGAACCCAGTGCCTTCACGGCTCTGGACCCcctgggaggggagaaggagaagaagagtggGAAGGACATGTTCAAGGACTTCCAGATTGCCAAACCTCCAGCCATCCCGGCCAGGAAGGGGGATCAGGCTCCTGGAGCCGCCCCCAGCACTAATGGGGATGGCGCATTTGCCCAGTACTTCTCCAGCAAAGTGGGCATGCTCCAGGAGGTTGCGGATCACGACGACTTTGAAATTCAGAGTCAGATTTCAGCGGTTGCCAATG ACTCATCCAAACCGGCCCCACGGCAAGCTGCTCCCATGTCTTCTGCACCGGCCCTCGTTCCAGGGCTCCTGGATGCCTTTGCCCCAAATCCAGCCCCAGGCCTGGCTCCAACAGCAGCAACAGGTCTCAACCAGAGCCTATTTGATGATGCATTTGGCACTGCAACTCCTAATGCCTTTGGAGCACCACTCCTAGCAATG AACACTCCTGTTGTCCAGACCACTGGCGTCTCGGATCCCTTCGGAGACCCCTTTGGAAACCCCTTTGCCTAA